In Altererythrobacter aquiaggeris, the genomic stretch GGGATAGCGACACCATTTGCGGCTTCCATCGAAGTGCCCGAAAGGCGGGCTGATTTGCCATCCGCGCTGGTGGCGACAATATCCTCCCCATCGCGCGAGAATGTCAGAATTCCGCCATCCATGGTCGCCATTTCAATCGATTTGGTATCGCCCGACAAGGCAGTTTTTATCGTTTCCAAGGTCATGTAACCCGGAACGATATGACCGCGAAGCATGGCCACCACAGCAGGCCGGTTTTCGGCGGACGACAGGTTCTCCTGCACCCCCTCCATACCTTCGAATGCGGCATCTTCCGGCGCGAAAATAGTATAGTTGCCCACCCCGTCAAAAACGGGCGCCAGTTCTGTATCGGACAGCGTACGCGCAACCAGCGTGATGTCGCTTGCCCTGGATAATAGCCCTGCCAGGTTATCGTCCGTGACACTGTTTGCTTGCGTGCCCGGTTCTGACGAACAGGCGGATAGCGGGATTATGGCCGCGGCGAGAGAGGCTGCAAGCAGCCGTTTCGTGAAAGTCATCGGGCTTTCTCCGTAAATATCGAAAAGGTTAGATCAACAGTTCAATGGCTGCCGCCACAAGGCGCGTTTCGGGATCAATTCGGTAAACATAGCCATCGCTGTATCGGTAGTTGCCTTCCGGCCCATCACGATAACGGTCCTGATAGGATCTCGGCACATTATATGCGTCATAGCCGCGCGGTGCAGGCTGGCCGATTGCAAATTCGTTACCTGTAAGAAGGGCGGCAACGGATGTTATCGCTGCAGTCTCGGGATTGATCCGGTAAATGACATCATCGGCATAGCGATAGCTGTTACGGTCGCCCAGACCGAAATAATTTTCATAGTAATCGGGTACACGCTGCGGCGCATAATAATCAGGCCATTGATTACCGATTGATAGCGCGCCGCCTAGCAGGGGTATGAACCCGCCTATGCCGCCGCCAGAGCCGAGCCGGACCAGAAATCCGTCGTCATAGAAATACCGTCCATCGCGGCGTTCGTTGAAGCCAAAGAAATCCGGTGAGAAAGACCGCTTCTTGGCGAGGCCGGGCGGGG encodes the following:
- a CDS encoding fasciclin domain-containing protein gives rise to the protein MTFTKRLLAASLAAAIIPLSACSSEPGTQANSVTDDNLAGLLSRASDITLVARTLSDTELAPVFDGVGNYTIFAPEDAAFEGMEGVQENLSSAENRPAVVAMLRGHIVPGYMTLETIKTALSGDTKSIEMATMDGGILTFSRDGEDIVATSADGKSARLSGTSMEAANGVAIPIDGLLKDLAVLDAPAA